Proteins encoded by one window of Mustela erminea isolate mMusErm1 chromosome 7, mMusErm1.Pri, whole genome shotgun sequence:
- the TP53TG5 gene encoding TP53-target gene 5 protein: MSPSAKKRPKNRMVSKIQDEEPQDKIPQPVSKVIGRNRLKMVLKNLSLLKLLKSSNPRIQELHNLAKRCWNSLLRVPKILGISTGSSNVCDRVEQGNEELQDAGCPKNILESKKLESTGEPKVGLGEKNKAQQSPKAACQSKAQVEPELPRTSKDHGLTTCPGAQGRQSPTGDPRIIFLKTYQHRTPAGDKQQLEAADQWIWFEGLPTRIHLPGPRVMCRPSALRWVKRCCTRFCSASLELPMCHLYKV, translated from the exons ATGAGTCCATCAGCAAAGAAGAGGCCCAAGAATAGAATGGTTTCCAAG ataCAAGATGAAGAACCACAGGACAAGATACCACAACCTGTCAGCAAAGTAATCGGCCGGAACCGACTTAAGATG GTATTAAAAAACTTGTCGCTCTTGAAGCTGCTCAAGAGCTCGAACCCCCGGATCCAAGAACTGCATAACCTGGCCAAAAGGTGTTGGAATTCACTGCTCAGAGTTCCAAAGATCCTTGGGATCTCCACTGG GAGCAGCAATGTCTGCGATAGAGTGGAACAAGGTAACGAAGAGCTCCAAGATGCTGGGTGCCCCAAGAACATCCTGGAATCCAAGAAATTAGAGTCCACaggggagcccaaggtggggctgggggagaagaaCAAGGCCCAGCAGTCACCCAAAGCAGCATGCCAGAGCAAGGCGCAGGTGGAGCCCGAGCTCCCCAGGACATCAAAGGACCATGGCCTGACCACTTGCCCTGGAGCTCAGGGGAGGCAATCACCCACTGGGGACCCCCGCATCATCTTCCTGAAGACCTACCAGCATAGAACTCCCGCGGGGGACAAGCAGCAGCTGGAAGCAGCTGACCAGTGGATCTGGTTTGAGGGGTTGCCCACGCGAATCCACCTCCCAGGGCCCCGGGTGATGTGCAGACCATCTGCCTTGCGCTGGGTCAAGCGCTGCTGTACCCGCTTCTGCTCTGCATCACTTGAGCTACCCATGTGCCATCTATACAAAGTGTGA